The following are encoded together in the Anaerostipes caccae L1-92 genome:
- a CDS encoding ArsB/NhaD family transporter, with protein sequence MSLQQIIAVAIFLITMAAIISDKIHNTVAAISGAVLLILTHILTIDECVDAVDIETIGILVGMMLLVAVVKNSGIFEYIAIKAAKLAKGRPWPIMVTFVIITAVLSGLLDNVTTVLLVGPMTLAITNILRVNPVPYIITQIMASNIGGTATLIGDPPNIMIGSAAKLSFVDFILNTGFAVVFVIIASLICFRFIYGNSLTVEDKNIKEVMKLDESKAIKSKKLLIQSVIILLVVALCFVFHDQLKMQSATIALAAACLMLIIGGQDPEDIILSVEWPTILFFVGLFIVVGGLEKVGVITVLANALLSVTGGNITMTMLLILWISAVVSSFLDNIPFVATLIPMIMTIQSHGVDVTPLWWALSLGACLGGNGTLVGASANVVLSGISKNAGYPISFGKYFKIGFPMMILSVFICSIFLLIRFA encoded by the coding sequence ATGTCACTACAACAGATTATTGCAGTTGCCATTTTTTTAATCACCATGGCCGCAATCATTTCAGACAAAATTCACAATACCGTTGCCGCAATCTCAGGTGCGGTCCTTTTAATTTTGACCCATATTCTCACCATCGACGAATGTGTCGACGCCGTAGACATTGAAACGATCGGCATTCTCGTGGGTATGATGCTCTTAGTTGCAGTTGTTAAGAATTCCGGTATCTTTGAATATATTGCAATTAAAGCTGCAAAACTGGCAAAAGGACGTCCATGGCCCATTATGGTCACGTTTGTTATCATCACTGCCGTTTTATCAGGACTGTTAGACAATGTTACAACTGTACTTCTGGTCGGTCCAATGACATTGGCAATTACCAATATTCTGAGAGTCAATCCGGTTCCGTACATCATCACCCAGATTATGGCTTCCAACATTGGAGGTACTGCCACTCTAATCGGTGATCCACCCAATATTATGATTGGAAGTGCAGCAAAACTCAGCTTTGTTGATTTCATTCTAAATACTGGATTTGCAGTAGTTTTTGTTATCATCGCATCCCTCATCTGCTTTCGCTTTATCTATGGAAACAGTCTGACCGTAGAAGACAAAAATATCAAAGAAGTTATGAAGCTTGACGAATCAAAAGCAATCAAAAGTAAAAAGCTGCTGATTCAGAGTGTGATCATTCTCTTGGTCGTGGCATTATGTTTTGTTTTTCATGACCAGTTAAAAATGCAGTCTGCTACCATTGCTTTAGCTGCTGCCTGTCTGATGTTAATTATCGGCGGGCAAGATCCGGAAGACATTATTCTGAGTGTCGAATGGCCGACAATCCTCTTTTTTGTGGGATTATTTATTGTCGTTGGTGGTCTGGAAAAAGTCGGAGTCATCACAGTTCTTGCAAATGCTCTGCTCTCTGTCACCGGAGGAAATATAACCATGACCATGCTTCTGATTCTTTGGATCTCTGCGGTTGTTTCATCCTTCCTTGACAATATTCCCTTTGTGGCCACTCTGATTCCAATGATTATGACAATCCAGTCACATGGTGTAGATGTGACCCCTTTATGGTGGGCACTCTCTCTCGGTGCTTGTCTCGGTGGAAATGGTACTCTGGTCGGTGCTTCAGCCAACGTAGTCCTTTCCGGTATCAGTAAAAATGCAGGTTACCCTATCTCTTTCGGAAAATACTTTAAAATTGGCTTTCCTATGATGATCCTTTCCGTATTTATCTGTTCTATTTTTCTGCTGATCCGCTTTGCATAA
- a CDS encoding S-ribosylhomocysteine lyase, giving the protein MQKIESFTVNHLDLLPGVYVSRRDSIGTETLTTYDLRMTAPNKEPVMNTAEIHTIEHLGATFLRNHAQYKDRVIYFGPMGCRTGFYLILAGDQTSSEILELVKETFEYIRDFEGDVPGASPRDCGNYLDMNLPMAKLLAYKYLTFSLYTANEKNLNYPE; this is encoded by the coding sequence ATGCAGAAAATTGAAAGTTTTACGGTCAACCACTTAGACCTTCTGCCCGGAGTATATGTATCCCGCAGGGATTCTATTGGGACAGAGACATTGACAACCTATGACCTGAGGATGACCGCACCAAATAAAGAACCAGTTATGAACACCGCCGAGATTCATACCATCGAACATCTGGGCGCAACCTTTTTAAGAAACCATGCTCAATATAAAGACCGAGTCATCTATTTTGGACCTATGGGCTGCCGTACCGGTTTCTATCTGATCCTGGCCGGAGATCAGACATCCAGTGAGATACTTGAACTGGTAAAAGAAACATTTGAGTATATACGAGACTTTGAGGGAGATGTTCCCGGGGCATCTCCCAGAGACTGCGGAAATTACCTCGATATGAATCTTCCTATGGCAAAACTCCTTGCTTACAAATATTTGACGTTTTCTTTATATACTGCAAATGAGAAAAATCTGAATTATCCGGAATAG
- a CDS encoding endonuclease/exonuclease/phosphatase family protein, with translation MKTLKKAAKIMAAVITAVVFVFTGLLIFVTVMEYRPQKTESIKKSEGTREVSREDPFTVVSLNTGYAGLGEDEDFFMDGGTKVRPDSKAQVEENLAGIAGILKEHRADTYFLQEVDLDSKRSYSTDQKKYYETMLGLGGMFAYNFKVAYAPYPWPTIGHVESGLLTLTDARINQAERIALPESFSWPLKTCNLKRCLLKTRVPVKGSRAELVLINLHLEAYDSGEGKEAQSKMLLKVLEEEYKKGNYVIAGGDFNQTFEGITKYPIRSKEDWTPGAIGNEILPAGFQFAIDDSYPTCRLLNKAYEKDSQVYVIDGFIVSPNVQVEQVKVMNHDFRYTDHQPVRLKVKLK, from the coding sequence ATGAAGACGCTGAAAAAAGCAGCTAAAATCATGGCAGCGGTGATCACTGCAGTCGTGTTTGTGTTTACAGGATTGCTGATCTTTGTTACGGTGATGGAATACCGGCCCCAAAAGACAGAAAGTATAAAAAAATCAGAGGGAACCAGAGAGGTTTCCAGAGAAGATCCATTTACCGTGGTCAGTCTGAATACCGGATACGCCGGTCTTGGAGAGGACGAAGACTTTTTTATGGACGGAGGCACGAAAGTGAGACCGGACAGCAAGGCTCAGGTGGAGGAAAATCTTGCAGGAATTGCGGGGATACTGAAGGAACACAGAGCGGACACTTATTTTCTGCAGGAAGTGGATCTGGATTCCAAGCGCTCTTATTCCACTGATCAGAAGAAGTATTATGAGACGATGCTCGGACTGGGCGGGATGTTCGCCTATAACTTCAAAGTGGCATATGCTCCGTATCCCTGGCCAACCATCGGACATGTGGAGAGCGGTCTTTTGACGCTGACGGACGCCAGGATAAACCAAGCCGAAAGGATAGCACTGCCGGAATCTTTTTCATGGCCTCTTAAAACGTGCAATCTGAAACGGTGCCTTTTAAAGACGAGGGTGCCGGTCAAAGGATCCAGGGCGGAGCTTGTACTGATCAATCTGCATTTGGAAGCCTATGATTCCGGAGAAGGAAAAGAAGCTCAGAGCAAAATGCTTCTGAAAGTGCTGGAAGAAGAATATAAGAAAGGGAACTACGTGATCGCAGGAGGAGATTTTAACCAGACTTTTGAGGGCATCACCAAGTATCCGATCCGCAGTAAAGAAGACTGGACACCTGGGGCAATCGGTAATGAGATACTTCCGGCGGGTTTTCAATTTGCCATTGATGATTCATATCCCACATGCCGTCTCCTGAACAAAGCCTATGAGAAGGATTCACAGGTTTATGTGATCGATGGCTTTATTGTCTCGCCGAATGTACAGGTGGAACAGGTGAAAGTCATGAATCATGATTTCCGTTATACAGACCATCAGCCGGTCAGGCTGAAAGTAAAACTTAAATAG
- a CDS encoding exodeoxyribonuclease III — protein sequence MIQLVSWNVNGLRACVKKGFLDVMEQLDADIFCIQETKLQEGQIDLELPDYYQYWNYAEKKGYSGTAVFTKIKPLSVKNGIGVDEFDHEGRVITLEFDDYFLVTCYTPNSQSELARLSYRMDWEENFREYLLKLEEDKPVILCGDLNVAHTEIDLKNPKTNRKNAGFTDEEREKFTKLLEAGFIDTFRHFYPDVTEAYSWWSYRFRAREKNAGWRIDYFCVSEGLEERLAEAVIHTDIYGSDHCPVGLYLE from the coding sequence ATGATCCAGTTGGTATCTTGGAATGTAAACGGGCTGAGAGCCTGTGTGAAAAAAGGATTTTTAGATGTGATGGAGCAGCTGGATGCAGATATATTCTGTATTCAGGAAACAAAGCTTCAGGAGGGCCAGATCGATCTGGAACTTCCGGATTATTATCAATATTGGAATTACGCAGAGAAAAAAGGATATTCAGGGACGGCGGTATTTACAAAGATTAAGCCTTTGTCTGTAAAAAATGGAATCGGTGTCGATGAGTTTGACCACGAGGGACGAGTGATCACTCTGGAGTTTGACGACTATTTTCTTGTGACCTGCTATACTCCGAATTCCCAGAGTGAGCTTGCCAGATTATCCTACCGGATGGACTGGGAAGAAAATTTCAGAGAGTATCTGCTCAAACTTGAAGAGGACAAGCCCGTGATCCTCTGCGGCGACCTGAATGTGGCGCACACGGAGATCGATTTGAAGAATCCAAAGACAAACAGGAAAAATGCGGGATTTACGGATGAGGAGAGAGAAAAATTCACGAAACTTTTAGAGGCAGGATTTATTGATACATTCCGCCATTTTTACCCGGATGTGACCGAGGCATACAGCTGGTGGTCCTATCGGTTCAGGGCAAGGGAGAAAAATGCGGGATGGCGCATTGACTATTTCTGTGTTTCCGAGGGCCTTGAAGAACGCCTGGCAGAGGCAGTTATCCACACAGATATTTATGGTTCTGACCACTGCCCGGTTGGATTGTATCTGGAATAA